The Kribbella sp. NBC_00662 nucleotide sequence ATCGACGCGTCCAGGATGATCATGAACCCGGTCAGACAGAGCAGTGCCAGCGCCAGCCAGCGCTTCGAATGCGAAACCATCAGAATCTCCAGTACGCCGGGACGCCCCGGCTGAGCGTCACTCGGTGGAGACGTCGGTGCTGGTCGGGAGGAGTTCGACATTCCGGATCTGTCGAAGTTCGGCCGCCTTGTTTCGACGTACCGGGTGACAGGGGGTCACAGGGGCCTCCACGAGGGACAGGATGGTGCCTGTGAAGTACATGCTGCTGATCTACAGCAACCCCGAGAGCTGGGCGAGCCTGTCGGCCGAGCAACGCGAGGGGCTGACCACCGCACACGAGACGCTGACGCGGGAGCTGACCGAGCAGGGCCTGTTGGTCAGTGCGGCTGGTCTGGCCGACCCGATCACCACGCGGACCGTGCAGGTACGTGACGACACCACGACCACGACGGACGGGCCGTACGCCGAGGCCAAGGAACACCTGGCCGGGTTCTACCTGGTGGAGTGCGACGACATCGACCAGGCGATCGGGTACGCGGCCCGGATGCCGGACGCGGAGTACGTCGCGGTCGAGGTGCGGCCGGTGATGGATGCGTCAGGGTTAGAGATGTGAACGACTTCGAGCTGCTGCTCCGTGAGCAGGCGCCGCAGGTGCTGAGTGCGCTGGTCCGGCACTACGGGCACTTCGACCTGGCCGAAGAGGCGGTCCAGGAGGCGCTGCTCGCGGCCACGCAGCAGTGGCCGGGCGAGGGCGTGCCGGACAACCCGCGGGGCTGGCTGATCCGGGTGGGGTCGCGCCGGCTGACCGATCTGCTCCGCAGCGAGTCGGCGCGCCGACGGCGCGAGGAGAACGCGGCCCAGCTTTCCGCTC carries:
- a CDS encoding YciI family protein, translated to MLLIYSNPESWASLSAEQREGLTTAHETLTRELTEQGLLVSAAGLADPITTRTVQVRDDTTTTTDGPYAEAKEHLAGFYLVECDDIDQAIGYAARMPDAEYVAVEVRPVMDASGLEM